One genomic window of Myxocyprinus asiaticus isolate MX2 ecotype Aquarium Trade chromosome 5, UBuf_Myxa_2, whole genome shotgun sequence includes the following:
- the LOC127441167 gene encoding bucky ball-like, whose protein sequence is MRRKGQRRPSSAVVFKVLDSKPPPPRKFTRQRRPRQNNSISFVLGINNTSQSMGVGQHHHPVNHTRPFFYVQPPSQPYYMYQWPMNPYGHYGFPGPALHFGRPYMAPYQFMQYPGYVIPHAPMQPIDYRRISPHFPSVASYDLRVRHHFQHQGTQRETACSEVQTDPSDSVNKLIDKIEGLKVCEHKAGDKGSNVVVSSTPDVIQGEKQLTCLNEESKLQLSSQEGKEEQVNQVRPTTYSDSAYDAESSQGRLDESMLSDALPLDSSSVHEEEVVNEDEDDQRSVADETCCQNEMFATNATDDVFCSSVKSTSDPSERRDLEKAASNEGVASEQVRNVSTATTVVEHLINLSEDFDLPYQILRLPCNKTTAGLSLEREIDPLVYFDSLSTLLPPQSYLSSIGGAYSYSYYPPVAQERQSVLSPSIDELSSRDEMFSTDVEDLDLIPGHVYVGGGRLAETSDMPVRSRKELLSVERTCMVCQKTCACCGSSLQDEGGVSKMPELCSHPERDVANEVSDQDCEYGFEGEVRSNCESPRVLKRKCCSRHALPPCGHHCAKHRHRKLICEGQESCELCEQARVHPKGECCEEHCTLAKADKRIQKGALCRLCIERQWREGVVSDQKNWASCGAKPRSLRHITGPQDQGRGALRRPTCKTFLQQRPSEYDDCETEFTFCQRGRGALKKRGTRY, encoded by the exons CACTAGACCATTTTTCTACGTTCAGCCACCATCTCAGCCTTATTACATGTATCAGTGGCCCATGAATCCATATGGCCACTATGGCTTTCCAGGGCCAG CTTTGCACTTTGGTCGTCCCTACATGGCCCCTTATCAGTTTATGCAGTATCCTGGGTATGTGATCCCACATGCACCCATGCAGCCAATTGATTACAGAAGAATCAGCCCCCACTTCCCCTCAGTTGCGTCATATGATTTGCGAGTCCGCCACCACTTTCAGCATCAGGGTACACAGCGTGAGACTGCCTGTTCTGAGGTCCAAACAGACCCTAGTGATTCAGTCAACAAACTGATAGACAAAATTGAGGGTCTCAAGGTCTGTGAACACAAAGCAGGTGACAAGGGGTCTAACGTGGTGGTCTCCTCTACACCTGATGTGATTCAGGGAGAGAAACAGCTGACATGTTTGAATGAAGAGTCCAAATTGCAACTTTCATCTCAGGAAGGCAAGGAGGAGCAGGTCAATCAAGTCAGGCCCACAACCTACAGTGACTCTGCATATGATGCAGAGTCAAGCCAAGGCAGACTAGATGAAAGCATGTTATCGGATGCGCTGCCTCTTGACAGTTCCTCTGTCCATGAGGAAGAGGTTGTGAATGAGGATGAAGATGATCAACGGAGTGTTGCTGATGAAACGTGCTGCCAAAATGAGATGTTTGCAACCAATGCCACTGACGATGTGTTTTGTAGTAGTGTCAAAAGCACTTCTGATCCATCAGAGAGACGTGATTTGGAAAAAGCTGCCTCAAATGAGGGTGTGGCCTCTGAGCAGGTACGAAATGTTTCCACTGCTACAACTGTTGTGGAACATCTGATAAACCTTTCTGAGGATTTCGACCTACCATATCAAATTCTTCGCCTGCCCTGCAATAAGACTACAGCTGGCCTCAGTCTTGAACGAGAGATTGACCCACTTGTATACTTTGATTCTCTATCTACTCTATTGCCTCCCCAAAGCTATTTGTCCTCAATTGGCGGCGCATATTCCTACAGCTACTACCCTCCAGTGGCCCAAGAGCGCCAGAGTGTTCTGAGTCCCTCCATAGATGAGCTCTCTTCCAGAGATGAGATGTTCTCTACTGATGTGGAGGATCTTGATCTCATTCCTGGGCATGTGTATGTGGGTGGTGGCAGACTGGCTGAAACCAGTGACATGCCCGTTCGTTCCCGAAAAGAGCTCTTGAGTGTAGAGAGAACTTGCATGGTCTGTCAGAAAACGTGTGCCTGCTGTGGCTCAAGCCTACAGGATGAGGGAGGGGTGAGCAAAATGCCTGAACTCTGCAGCCACCCTGAGAGGGACGTTGCTAATGAGGTTTCTGATCAAGATTGTGAGTATGGCTTTGAAGGAGAGGTGCGGAGTAATTGTGAGTCTCCAAGGGTGTTGAAAAGGAAGTGTTGCAGCAGGCACGCACTGCCCCCTTGTGGCCATCACTGTGCCAAACACAGGCACAGGAAGCTGATTTGTGAAGGCCAAGAGAGCTGTGAGCTATGTGAGCAGGCTCGGGTTCACCCCAAAGGAGAGTGCTGTGAAGAGCATTGTACTCTGGCTAAGGCGGATAAGCGAATTCAAAAGGGTGCCTTGTGTAGGCTTTGTATTG AACGACAATGGAGAGAGGGTGTTGTGTCTGACCAAAAGAATTGGGCAAGCTGTGGAGCCAAGCCAAGGTCTTTGAGGCACATTACTGGACCTCAAGATCAAG GGAGAGGGGCACTGAGAAGGCCTACTTGTAAGACGTTCCTCCAGCAGAGGCCAAGTGAATATGATGACTGTGAGACAGAATTTACCTTCTGCCAAAGGGGCAGAG GTGCGCTGAAGAAAAGGGGCACAAGATATTAA